Proteins encoded together in one Nocardioides marinisabuli window:
- a CDS encoding sulfotransferase family protein: MSGANVMTRERADVGSYDDIAAAAVRTTGLDDFGGDAHEEGLRVLVEDLNSPEAGLTGRGNYFQRSEVKSALVGRLLTQAQFTALPQHADVPLERPVFVMGLPRTGTTALHRLLVSDPAHQGLEMWLTQFPQPRPPRATWEADPVFAAMQEAFSAHHVEDPEYMGIHYMDATSVEECWRLLRQTGKSNSYESLANLPRYTDWLRGQDWTDAYARHRQNLQLIGMNDPEKRWVLKNPSHMTALDALMSVYPDALVVYTHRDPVTCIASSCSLSAATTAGHSDTFVGGVVGHTQLDLWSRAFHAFHDARPRYDQSQFVDVDFADLQGDPLGTVRGVYEAFGMTLTTEAEARVREIDAEARSGHARPSHQYSLKDYGLTETRVRDAFAR, from the coding sequence GTGAGCGGTGCCAACGTGATGACCCGCGAGCGCGCCGACGTCGGGTCCTACGACGACATCGCCGCCGCCGCGGTGCGCACCACCGGCCTCGACGACTTCGGGGGCGACGCCCACGAGGAGGGCCTGCGGGTGCTCGTCGAGGACCTGAACAGCCCCGAGGCGGGGCTGACCGGGCGCGGCAACTACTTCCAGCGCTCCGAGGTCAAGAGCGCGCTCGTGGGCCGGCTGCTCACCCAGGCCCAGTTCACCGCGCTGCCCCAGCACGCCGACGTACCGCTGGAGCGGCCGGTCTTCGTGATGGGCCTGCCGCGCACCGGCACCACCGCGCTGCACCGGCTGCTGGTCTCCGACCCCGCCCACCAGGGCCTCGAGATGTGGCTGACCCAGTTCCCCCAGCCGCGCCCGCCGCGGGCGACGTGGGAGGCCGACCCGGTCTTCGCCGCGATGCAGGAGGCCTTCAGCGCCCACCACGTCGAGGACCCGGAGTACATGGGCATCCACTACATGGACGCCACGTCGGTGGAGGAGTGCTGGCGGCTGCTGCGCCAGACCGGCAAGTCGAACTCGTACGAGTCGCTGGCCAACCTGCCGCGCTACACCGACTGGCTGCGCGGCCAGGACTGGACCGACGCCTACGCGCGGCACCGCCAGAACCTGCAGCTGATCGGGATGAACGACCCCGAGAAGCGCTGGGTGCTGAAGAACCCCTCGCACATGACCGCCCTCGACGCGCTGATGAGCGTCTACCCCGACGCGCTGGTGGTCTACACGCACCGCGACCCGGTCACCTGCATCGCGTCGTCGTGCTCGCTGTCGGCGGCCACCACCGCCGGGCACTCCGACACCTTCGTCGGCGGCGTCGTCGGCCACACCCAGCTCGACCTGTGGTCGCGCGCCTTCCACGCCTTCCACGACGCCCGGCCCCGCTACGACCAGTCCCAGTTCGTCGACGTCGACTTCGCGGACCTCCAGGGCGACCCGCTCGGCACGGTGCGCGGCGTCTACGAGGCCTTCGGCATGACGCTCACGACCGAGGCCGAGGCGCGGGTGCGCGAGATCGACGCCGAGGCCCGCTCCGGCCACGCCCGCCCCAGCCACCAGTACTCGCTCAAGGACTACGGCCTCACCGAGACGAGGGTGCGCGACGCGTTCGCGCGCTGA
- a CDS encoding cytochrome P450: MATSQNALLDALPETGELTEERFRRMSGASVGEAGAARVAPQGLPPGPRWPALVQTAALLRFRHWMHPYLHRTYGDVFTVRLVPRAQPLVFFTRPEHTKEIFAADPEFFHAGKGNAILGPIMGEHSLLLQDGADHKRARKLLMPAFNGAALREYRFLVTDLAADEAAHWPDGVVLRSLDRMNVLTLEVILRVVFGVTDESRLAAMRPRVNATVDISPAVLLGWGYPRLQRFGPWRRTVQNQAELDRLIYAEIRERRSAPDLAERSDVLSRLIRHGVEEGDELSDTELRDQLITLLLAGHETTATSLAWALYELGRDPELLRRSQAAADGDSAEDDAWLEAVMKESMRLHPVIPMVVRTLMRPATVGGVDLPRGVTVGPSIIVTHQKSEHHPDPDAFRPERFLGQNPPTNTWIPFGGGVRRCIGAGFAQMEGVAVLREVLRVHDVATPVDDAPKVRNITSVPRDGARVRVSRRDPAHISR; the protein is encoded by the coding sequence ATGGCCACCTCTCAGAACGCCCTGCTCGACGCGCTCCCCGAGACCGGGGAGCTCACCGAGGAGCGGTTCCGCCGGATGAGCGGTGCCTCGGTCGGCGAGGCCGGCGCTGCTCGGGTGGCCCCGCAGGGGCTGCCGCCGGGCCCGCGGTGGCCGGCCCTGGTGCAGACGGCGGCGCTGCTGCGCTTCCGGCACTGGATGCACCCCTACCTGCACCGCACCTACGGCGACGTCTTCACCGTGCGGCTGGTGCCGCGCGCGCAGCCGCTGGTCTTCTTCACCCGCCCCGAGCACACCAAGGAGATCTTCGCCGCCGACCCGGAGTTCTTCCACGCCGGCAAGGGCAACGCCATCCTCGGCCCGATCATGGGCGAGCACTCGCTGCTGCTGCAGGACGGCGCCGACCACAAGCGGGCGCGCAAGCTGCTGATGCCGGCCTTCAACGGCGCCGCGCTGCGCGAGTACCGCTTCCTGGTGACCGACCTGGCCGCCGACGAGGCGGCGCACTGGCCCGACGGCGTCGTGCTGCGCTCGCTGGACCGGATGAACGTGCTGACCCTCGAGGTGATCCTGCGGGTGGTCTTCGGTGTCACCGACGAGTCCAGGCTGGCCGCGATGCGCCCGCGGGTGAACGCCACCGTCGACATCAGCCCCGCGGTGCTGCTGGGCTGGGGCTACCCGCGGCTGCAGCGCTTCGGGCCGTGGCGGCGCACCGTGCAGAACCAGGCCGAGCTCGACCGGCTGATCTACGCCGAGATCCGCGAGCGCCGCTCGGCCCCCGACCTCGCCGAGCGCAGCGACGTGCTGTCGCGGCTGATCCGGCACGGTGTGGAGGAGGGCGACGAGCTCAGCGACACCGAGCTGCGCGACCAGCTGATCACCCTGCTGCTGGCCGGGCACGAGACGACGGCCACCTCCTTGGCCTGGGCGCTCTACGAGCTGGGCCGCGACCCCGAGCTGCTGCGGCGCTCCCAGGCCGCCGCCGACGGCGACAGCGCCGAGGACGACGCCTGGCTGGAGGCGGTGATGAAGGAGTCGATGCGCCTGCACCCGGTCATCCCGATGGTGGTGCGCACCCTGATGCGGCCCGCCACCGTCGGCGGCGTCGACCTGCCCCGCGGGGTCACCGTCGGCCCCTCGATCATCGTGACCCACCAGAAGTCCGAGCACCACCCCGACCCCGACGCCTTCCGTCCCGAGCGCTTCCTGGGGCAGAACCCGCCGACCAACACCTGGATCCCCTTCGGCGGCGGCGTACGCCGCTGCATCGGCGCCGGCTTCGCGCAGATGGAGGGCGTCGCGGTGCTCCGCGAGGTGCTGCGCGTCCACGACGTCGCCACCCCGGTCGACGACGCCCCGAAGGTCCGCAACATCACCTCGGTGCCCCGCGACGGCGCCCGGGTCCGCGTCTCCCGGCGCGACCCGGCCCACATCTCGCGCTGA
- a CDS encoding SDR family oxidoreductase, producing the protein MTPTTATTHDTSVEERYEPQPLLRGRVVVLSGVGPGLGRALGEEAARMGADLVLVSRTESRLEKMAAVVRELGSRALVVPTDITDEASRAALVERTLAEYGRVDCLINHAFAIPPMDPISTIPVEELRRANETNVFAPLSLTAAFADALAAAPGKPGGSVIMLNSCVRYSSQPEYAGYKLSKGALAHLAESLATELGPRGIRVNSVAPSYIYEDVNKAYFDWIAAESGRTHDEVYAEKAAPTDLQRLASPQEVARAALFLATDLASAVSGQTLNVDCGEFHS; encoded by the coding sequence GTGACCCCCACCACCGCCACCACCCACGACACCTCGGTCGAGGAGCGCTACGAGCCGCAGCCGCTGCTGCGCGGCAGGGTCGTGGTGCTCTCCGGCGTCGGCCCCGGGCTGGGTCGCGCGCTGGGCGAGGAGGCGGCCCGGATGGGCGCCGACCTCGTGCTGGTCAGCCGCACCGAGTCGCGGCTGGAGAAGATGGCCGCGGTCGTGCGCGAGCTCGGGTCGCGCGCGCTGGTGGTGCCGACCGACATCACCGACGAGGCCTCCCGCGCCGCGCTCGTGGAGCGGACCCTGGCGGAGTACGGTCGGGTCGACTGCCTCATCAACCACGCCTTCGCGATCCCCCCGATGGACCCGATCTCGACCATCCCGGTCGAGGAGCTGCGCCGCGCCAACGAGACCAACGTCTTCGCGCCGCTCTCGCTGACCGCCGCCTTCGCCGACGCGCTCGCCGCGGCGCCGGGGAAGCCGGGCGGGTCGGTCATCATGCTCAACTCCTGCGTGCGCTACTCCTCCCAGCCCGAGTACGCCGGCTACAAGCTCTCCAAGGGCGCGCTGGCGCACCTGGCCGAGTCGCTGGCCACCGAGCTCGGCCCGCGCGGCATCCGCGTCAACAGCGTCGCGCCGTCCTACATCTACGAGGACGTCAACAAGGCCTACTTCGACTGGATCGCCGCGGAGTCGGGGCGCACCCACGACGAGGTGTACGCCGAGAAGGCCGCCCCGACCGACCTGCAGCGGCTGGCCTCGCCGCAGGAGGTGGCCCGCGCGGCGCTTTTCCTGGCCACCGACCTGGCCTCGGCGGTGAGCGGGCAGACGCTCAACGTCGACTGCGGGGAGTTCCACTCGTGA
- a CDS encoding TIGR03619 family F420-dependent LLM class oxidoreductase, giving the protein MRFTYAEAMTSIEHYAPLAQAAEAAGYTSMTVADSLIYPEVSDSTYPYTDTGDREFLQGKDFVETMVMCAHLFALTTTLRLTPFVLKLPVRPPVLVAKQASSLAALSGDRLGLGVGLSPWPEDFTAMGVPWERRGRRMDECLDIVRGLTSGEFFSYDGEFFSIESMQQRPAPGRPVPLLVGGHADAALRRAVRKGDGWMHAGGDGEELDRLLARLSEIRREEGDTRDDFEVHVISYDAYDPDGVKRLEDKGVTDCIVGFRVPYIKGPDTEPLATKVEHLERYAESVISRVGA; this is encoded by the coding sequence ATGCGTTTCACCTATGCCGAGGCGATGACCAGCATCGAGCACTACGCGCCGCTGGCCCAGGCCGCCGAGGCCGCCGGCTACACCTCGATGACGGTCGCGGACAGCCTCATCTACCCCGAGGTGTCGGACTCGACCTACCCCTACACCGACACCGGCGACCGGGAGTTCCTGCAGGGCAAGGACTTCGTCGAGACGATGGTGATGTGCGCGCACCTCTTCGCGCTGACCACCACGCTGCGCCTGACGCCGTTCGTGCTCAAGCTGCCGGTGCGCCCGCCGGTGCTGGTGGCCAAGCAGGCCTCCAGCCTGGCCGCGCTGTCGGGCGACCGGCTCGGTCTCGGGGTGGGCCTCTCGCCGTGGCCGGAGGACTTCACCGCCATGGGCGTGCCGTGGGAGCGGCGCGGCAGGCGGATGGACGAGTGCCTCGACATCGTGCGCGGGCTGACCTCGGGCGAGTTCTTCTCCTACGACGGCGAGTTCTTCTCGATCGAGTCGATGCAGCAGCGGCCCGCCCCCGGGCGCCCGGTCCCGCTGCTGGTCGGCGGGCACGCCGACGCCGCGCTGCGCCGCGCGGTGCGCAAGGGCGACGGCTGGATGCACGCCGGCGGCGACGGCGAGGAGCTCGACCGGCTGCTGGCCCGGCTCTCCGAGATCCGCCGCGAGGAGGGCGACACCCGCGACGACTTCGAGGTGCACGTGATCTCCTACGACGCCTACGACCCCGACGGCGTCAAGCGCCTCGAGGACAAGGGCGTCACCGACTGCATCGTCGGCTTCCGGGTGCCCTACATCAAGGGCCCCGACACCGAGCCGCTCGCGACCAAGGTCGAGCACCTCGAGCGGTACGCCGAGTCCGTCATCAGCCGGGTCGGCGCGTGA
- a CDS encoding NUDIX hydrolase, whose translation MHYTDYDTRLAAYAVITDDQGRVLLALWNEGSRRQWTMPGGGVELEEGVEQAVVREVREETGYDVVAGALLGVDTYVLPPHRRLNDSDRSLKAVRTVFRAEVVGGELTPERDGSTDEARWFTLDEVRGLDRVSIVDISLRLAGLL comes from the coding sequence GTGCACTACACCGACTACGACACCCGGCTCGCGGCGTACGCCGTCATCACCGACGACCAGGGGCGCGTGCTGCTGGCGCTGTGGAACGAGGGGTCGCGGCGGCAGTGGACGATGCCGGGCGGTGGCGTCGAGCTCGAGGAGGGCGTCGAGCAGGCCGTGGTGCGCGAGGTGCGCGAGGAGACCGGGTACGACGTCGTGGCCGGCGCGCTGCTCGGCGTCGACACCTACGTGCTGCCCCCGCACCGCCGGCTCAACGACAGCGACCGGTCCCTCAAGGCCGTGCGCACCGTCTTCCGCGCCGAGGTCGTCGGCGGCGAGCTGACCCCCGAGCGCGACGGCAGCACCGACGAGGCGCGCTGGTTCACCCTCGACGAGGTGCGCGGCCTCGACCGGGTCTCGATCGTCGACATCTCGCTGCGGCTCGCCGGCCTGCTGTAG
- a CDS encoding MFS transporter, translating to MSWGERLRALRIDLTPLRTSRDFRLLFVAGTVFYLGAMVTYVAIPFQVYRVTGSNLAVGAIGLVELVPLVVFALYGGALADHVDRKRLLVATGVAQAVATAVLAANAFGAFGPDPHLWLVFVLAAVLASTSSMQRPSREALMPRTVRHDEIPAAQALTSLGMEIGVLVGPALGGLLIAYVGLGWCFVVDVVGLGVATLMYLAMRSYPHREETTPPSLAGVVQGARYALARRDLLGTYLVDIAAMLLAMPVVLFPALAETVFEAPELLGLLYSAETVGALVATALSGWTGRVHHHGRAIVLAAAAYGVCIALAGLMPSFWLVAVFFALAGAADMVSGVFRGIVWSQTIPEGMRGRLAGIEMLSYSLGPLGGQVRAGVTADLWSVRGSITSGGIACVAGVGATALWLRDFWSYDARTDEHAVAERAVRAARDEG from the coding sequence ATGTCCTGGGGTGAGCGGCTGCGCGCGCTGCGCATCGACCTGACCCCGCTGCGCACCTCGCGCGACTTCCGGCTGCTCTTCGTGGCCGGCACCGTCTTCTACCTCGGCGCGATGGTCACCTACGTCGCCATCCCGTTCCAGGTCTACCGGGTCACCGGCTCCAACCTCGCCGTCGGCGCGATCGGCCTCGTCGAGCTGGTGCCCCTGGTGGTCTTCGCGCTGTACGGCGGCGCGCTGGCCGACCACGTGGACCGCAAGCGGCTGCTCGTGGCCACGGGCGTGGCCCAGGCCGTGGCCACCGCGGTGCTGGCCGCCAACGCGTTCGGTGCCTTCGGCCCCGACCCGCACCTGTGGCTGGTCTTCGTGCTCGCGGCCGTGCTCGCCTCGACCTCCTCGATGCAGCGGCCCTCCCGCGAGGCGCTGATGCCGCGCACCGTGCGTCACGACGAGATCCCGGCGGCGCAGGCCCTGACCAGCCTCGGCATGGAGATCGGGGTCCTCGTCGGCCCGGCCCTCGGCGGCCTGCTGATCGCGTACGTCGGGCTGGGCTGGTGCTTCGTGGTCGACGTCGTCGGGCTGGGGGTGGCCACCCTGATGTACCTGGCGATGCGCTCCTACCCGCACCGCGAGGAGACCACCCCGCCGAGCCTGGCCGGCGTCGTGCAGGGCGCGCGCTACGCCCTGGCCCGCCGCGACCTGCTCGGCACCTACCTCGTCGACATCGCCGCGATGCTGCTGGCGATGCCGGTGGTGCTCTTCCCGGCGCTGGCCGAGACCGTCTTCGAGGCCCCCGAGCTGCTGGGGCTGCTCTACTCCGCGGAGACCGTCGGTGCGCTGGTGGCCACGGCGTTGTCGGGGTGGACCGGGCGGGTCCACCACCACGGCCGCGCGATCGTGCTGGCCGCGGCGGCGTACGGCGTGTGCATCGCGCTGGCCGGGCTGATGCCGAGCTTTTGGCTGGTGGCGGTCTTCTTCGCGCTGGCCGGCGCCGCCGACATGGTCTCCGGGGTCTTCCGCGGGATCGTGTGGAGCCAGACCATCCCCGAGGGGATGCGCGGGCGCCTGGCCGGGATCGAGATGCTGTCCTACTCGCTGGGCCCGCTGGGCGGGCAGGTGCGCGCGGGCGTCACCGCCGACCTGTGGTCGGTGCGCGGCTCGATCACCAGCGGCGGCATCGCCTGCGTCGCGGGTGTGGGCGCGACCGCGCTGTGGCTGCGCGACTTCTGGTCCTACGACGCCCGCACCGACGAGCACGCCGTCGCCGAGCGCGCGGTGCGCGCCGCCCGCGACGAGGGGTGA
- a CDS encoding alpha/beta hydrolase gives MTDTTLADTTLAAPAPTHHEVRFASGSDECVATHVPAAHDQLAGPAGRPVVVMAHGLAGTVDSGLLPFADGLAAAGLDVLAFDYRGFGRSGGAVRQRVSVAGQLEDFRAAATAAAALPGVDAGRLVLWGVSLAGGHVLAVAAGRDDVAAVVSLTPLVDGAAAGRLALRHHSPLTLARSTVDGVRSRALASRRGPVMVPVVADPGEQGALTLPGCKEDYLALAGPSWRNEVDAAVALELGSHRPIKSAKEVTCPLLVQIADFDRLAPPQAAAKAAVKGRAEVRHYPGDHFDVWPGKDFFAPALAHQVHFLTRHLAPALDTTG, from the coding sequence ATGACCGACACGACCCTGGCTGACACGACCCTGGCCGCCCCGGCCCCGACCCACCACGAGGTGCGCTTCGCGTCGGGCTCCGACGAGTGCGTGGCCACCCACGTGCCGGCCGCGCACGACCAGCTGGCCGGACCGGCCGGGCGGCCGGTCGTGGTGATGGCCCACGGCCTGGCCGGCACCGTCGACTCGGGGCTGCTGCCCTTCGCCGACGGCCTGGCTGCCGCGGGGCTCGACGTGCTCGCCTTCGACTACCGCGGCTTCGGGCGCTCGGGCGGGGCGGTGCGCCAGCGGGTCTCGGTGGCCGGCCAGCTCGAGGACTTCCGCGCCGCCGCGACCGCGGCCGCCGCCCTCCCGGGCGTCGACGCGGGCCGCCTGGTCCTCTGGGGCGTCTCGCTGGCCGGCGGCCACGTGCTCGCCGTCGCCGCCGGGCGCGACGACGTCGCCGCGGTGGTCTCGCTGACGCCGCTGGTCGACGGGGCCGCAGCCGGCCGGCTGGCGCTGCGCCACCACTCGCCGCTGACGCTGGCCCGCTCGACCGTCGACGGGGTGCGCTCGCGCGCGCTGGCCTCGCGGCGCGGCCCGGTGATGGTGCCGGTCGTGGCCGACCCCGGTGAGCAGGGCGCCCTGACCCTGCCCGGCTGCAAGGAGGACTACCTCGCACTGGCCGGGCCGTCGTGGCGCAACGAGGTCGACGCCGCCGTGGCGCTCGAGCTCGGCAGCCACCGCCCGATCAAGAGCGCCAAGGAGGTCACCTGCCCGCTGCTGGTGCAGATCGCCGACTTCGACCGGCTCGCCCCGCCGCAGGCGGCGGCCAAGGCGGCGGTCAAGGGTCGGGCGGAGGTCCGGCACTACCCCGGCGACCACTTCGACGTCTGGCCCGGCAAGGACTTCTTCGCCCCCGCCCTGGCCCACCAGGTGCACTTCCTGACCCGGCACCTGGCGCCGGCCCTCGACACGACGGGGTGA
- a CDS encoding aldo/keto reductase, whose translation MSVPTITLNNQTQIPQLGFGVFQVPPEQTADTVTKAFEVGYRHIDTAQMYGNEQEVGVAIANADIPRDELYVTSKLNNGFHRPDDARRAFDDTMSKLGLDQIDLFLIHWPLPTLYDGDFVSTWQTLSEFVADGRARSIGVSNFQPAHLERIIAETGVVPAVNQIEVHPYFTNEEARAASIRHGIEVEAWSPIAQGAVLSDETIGEIAAAHGKTVSQVTLRWHVERGDIVFPKSMKEERMRENFDIFDFSLTADEVATIAALDRGADGRRGPNPDEFDYVPG comes from the coding sequence ATGAGCGTTCCCACCATCACCCTGAACAACCAGACGCAGATCCCGCAGCTCGGCTTCGGCGTGTTCCAGGTGCCGCCCGAGCAGACGGCCGACACCGTGACCAAGGCCTTCGAGGTGGGCTACCGGCACATCGACACCGCGCAGATGTACGGCAACGAGCAGGAGGTCGGCGTCGCGATCGCCAACGCCGACATCCCCCGCGACGAGCTGTACGTGACCAGCAAGCTCAACAACGGCTTCCACCGCCCCGACGACGCCCGCCGCGCCTTCGACGACACGATGAGCAAGCTCGGCCTCGACCAGATCGACCTCTTCCTCATCCACTGGCCGCTGCCGACCCTCTACGACGGCGACTTCGTCTCGACCTGGCAGACCCTGTCGGAGTTCGTGGCCGACGGGCGCGCCCGCTCCATCGGCGTCTCGAACTTCCAGCCCGCCCACCTCGAGCGGATCATCGCCGAGACCGGCGTCGTGCCCGCGGTCAACCAGATCGAGGTGCACCCCTACTTCACCAACGAGGAGGCGCGCGCCGCCTCGATCCGCCACGGCATCGAGGTCGAGGCCTGGTCGCCGATCGCCCAGGGCGCGGTGCTCTCCGACGAGACCATCGGCGAGATCGCGGCCGCCCACGGCAAGACCGTCTCGCAGGTCACCCTGCGCTGGCACGTCGAGCGCGGCGACATCGTCTTCCCCAAGTCGATGAAGGAGGAGCGGATGCGCGAGAACTTCGACATCTTCGACTTCTCCCTCACCGCCGACGAGGTCGCGACGATCGCCGCCCTCGACCGCGGCGCCGACGGCCGTCGCGGCCCGAACCCCGACGAGTTCGACTACGTCCCGGGCTGA
- a CDS encoding nuclear transport factor 2 family protein, with product MDLPEISDRLEAADVLTRYTRAIDTGEWDLLDTVFTPDAQIDYTASGGIAAGYAEVKPWLAEVLPAFFLRRMHMLGQVETRLEGDTATTTAYFHNPMVMSDGAGGEKVVELGGIYHHRLVRTAEGWRSRHLHEEIVWRRGL from the coding sequence GTGGACCTCCCAGAGATCAGCGACCGGCTCGAGGCGGCAGACGTGCTGACCCGCTACACCCGGGCCATCGACACCGGCGAGTGGGACCTGCTCGACACGGTCTTCACCCCCGACGCCCAGATCGACTACACCGCCTCCGGCGGCATCGCGGCCGGGTACGCCGAGGTGAAGCCGTGGCTGGCCGAGGTGCTGCCGGCGTTCTTCCTGCGCCGGATGCACATGCTCGGCCAGGTCGAGACCCGCCTGGAGGGCGACACCGCGACCACGACGGCGTACTTCCACAACCCGATGGTGATGAGCGACGGCGCCGGCGGCGAGAAGGTCGTGGAGCTCGGCGGGATCTACCACCACCGGCTGGTGCGCACCGCCGAGGGCTGGCGCAGCCGGCACCTGCACGAGGAGATCGTGTGGAGGCGCGGCCTGTAG